The nucleotide sequence TGCGTTGACGAAGATGATCATAATCATGATCACAAATCATCTGATGTTCAAATGGAGGATgatgaatctgaagaattcgatgaATTTGATCCTTACTTTTTTATAAAGAACCTGCCAGAACTAACATCCGTGGTTCCAACTTTTAGGCCCGTGCTACTACCCAAACGGACAAGGAGTTGCCCACAGACTACTCTTGTTTTAGACTTGGATGGTTAGTAAGAATGCTTACATgcccttaattgttttaataaaaaaaaatcgtCTTATACAACAACTTTTATCAATATAGTTTTtgtagtcactttatattcattattaatttttcatatacaaatatacatatagtGTTGGCAAGGTGGCCTGCTATGCCATATTTTACACGAACCTAATTTGACTTATTTCCTCTTACCTGTTTTGCAACCTCTAGTTACTTCTATCAGTGCTGCTAACTCGGAATTACTCAGCTAGTACTCGGGTTTTGCAACTTGGGGAGTACTCGGCCAAATTCGGCGAAACTTGGTCAGactcggtcaaagttggtcaaacttggtcaaattcgGCCAAATTCGGTAAAAATGGTCAAAGTAAAACTTTCAACATCCGAGTACTTCCTGATTTGCCaagtactccctaaaaagtcctACTGAGCTCGAGTAGCGAGATTTGCAACCTTaacttctatcatgtaaaatcTACTGAGTTGACATGTGTTGTTTGGCAGAGACTTTGGTGCACTCGACACTCGAGCCTTGTGTTGATGCAGATTTCACATTTGCTGTTAACTTTAACCTCGAGGATCACAAGGTTTATGTTCGTTGCAGACCTTACCTAAAAGAGTTCATGGAGAGAGTGGCTGGTCTTtttgaaattattatttttactgctAGTCAAAGCATATATGCTGAACAGCTCCTTAATGTTCTTGATCCAAAGAGGAAAGTATTTAGGCATCGTGTTTTTCGCGAGTCTTGTGTATTTCTAGAAGGGAATTACCTTAAAGATCTATCCGTTATTGGTCGTGATTTATCACGTGTCATCATGATAGATAATTCTCCACAGGTATAGTAGTATTTCATCTATTACATTAAAATTTAAACTTTAAGCATGACAAATATTCTTGACAAAATTATGCGGTTGACATGTAATTGCAAATTGGACTTAACAGAGAAAGACTAACGATCGTTAGTGACGGGGTCTTAATTGAAACAATTGCAAACTTTAAGGTTATCCATATCAAAATTGTAAAAAAGGGTCAGTCGTGCAATTTTTGACAAAGTTGAAGGACCAACCGCGTAGTTTTGGCTATGATCTAAGCTTAGCAAAGTGTaatgttttttattttttgttttaggCATTTGGATTCCAAGTTGACAATGGTATACCAATAGAGAGCTGGTTCGAGGACCGTTCAGATCACGAGTTGCTTTCTTTATTGCCATTTTTGGAAAGTCTCGTTTGCGTTGAAGATGTCCGACCAGTAATCGCCAAGAAATTTAACCTCAGAAAGAGAATAGCTTCAGCAGTTTGTCCCATTGCAGAACCCTTTTCAAGGTGAGCAAAAAGCAATCACTAAAAAGTGTCGGTTTTTAAGCTGAGCTGGATTTGTTTTATTTTGCATTGTATGCCAATGAATAATTTGTAGCAGTGGATTTGTTCGGGATGTAGTATTAATTTAATTGTTCTAAGTAACAGTGTATCTTATGTAATGTCATAATTTGAACATTATTATAGAGAGCATATGAGATTGTTTACCAAAACTACATTTTGATTATTTGTGTTTAGAAaatgcaataataataattaaataatcttTACGAAACATTTCCAAACACCCTTATTTGTAGGATTAATGtgtaaggtacaacatataactatatggtcaacttCATTTGAGTCTTCGGGGTCAcatacatatacaccgagacgtcaaataaaatatatatatatatatatgatgtatatatattactcaagtaacaaaatagtaaatcgaaattaattcatttattattatatgtatagtaAATgaaagtaaattaattaatttactattcacatgaaagcgacatgatagaaattattaattataagttatataacatacccctaaagtatttgagaaatacgactttttaaaatcaaaccaGATTTTATTGACTAATGAAAAGCTATTTTGTTTTGAACTCTCGTGACATGTGAAACTCAACCACTACAACTCAACTCTATTATTACAAACCTTTTTCTATATATTGATTTGATGATCACAATGATAAAAACACACATACAACAAAGAGTTGGAGAAAGTTTCATACGTACGTACATCTTATATCCATCTCAAAACTAGCTTTGAGAGCATAACAAAAAGTAAAAGAAAATGCAAAGTGAAATCGTATGAGGAGTATTACTTTTTAATTGTTTCACacaattaatcaagggttgattaatttgttacttgggtttggactagcatccattgacggtcgtttgaagtgtagtgtggactatcctaagagacggtcatatttttgatcgtaggtttctttccttcaatcagtttcttcaagaaaggtatatcgtttactcactttgtgaattacatattttgacaattattagtggtgtaactggatctttgggatcgttaatcatgtgcattttatattaaatttaaatatatgaatatttaattttgtaaatggtttataaaataataattgactattattttaactatccgctgcgttaatctgatttaaaagtacacacgatttttcaacagtggtatccgagccgcttttacaccatcttaattgtcgtgtgactattctttagatttagctttgtggtatattggtgaaagtcgaaacctttttggtttttaaaatcAACTCGGTTGAtatagacttaacctcatgacgcacaaatatgattgaaagaatatcactattttaaattgtagatttaattgttatggcttgaatatttattataattgttgattgttttattccatggttatacacatgcattgtaacaatggacaagccatatttaagtttaataatgtagttattaaaattatgattgcatacatagcccataatgccccgacctatgtatgattgttgtgattgttgattacggcaatattaagtcatattgattatttattttttataagaaaggtcattttgaagccaaagttgtattatatttatttttcattttcatagtattgtatttaagtttattctaaattgtaaaaatattagattagttttatttttcaattttaaataaatataataagatgaagattaaagataaagatgcaacatagagtttgacttagaagatggcgaacaggtcaagttgacaacgatggcgtttgtcaggtttcacttgattcttgaattaagtgggagctacgatattacccttagtttgacttcttgatcccatgtcggctcattggatcaagcataggatttttgggctaggctatgtgtgtgtgatacaTGATATAGTTGTGTTTtaattttgcatttatatataatt is from Rutidosis leptorrhynchoides isolate AG116_Rl617_1_P2 chromosome 10, CSIRO_AGI_Rlap_v1, whole genome shotgun sequence and encodes:
- the LOC139870588 gene encoding uncharacterized protein, producing the protein MQMKKVPMGRNSSKAPSNPKASRTQKKMQEAANNQENKVSQFITSSARKRKPAAATCTRNSKENVDATNLNARCISDGVSYAAICSDKESYPATNNMPVDSEGCNVPGSFVNGTIFSPTFHISRAVDGKIENGGCGLLSEVSAIYQCMKASMLECVDEDDHNHDHKSSDVQMEDDESEEFDEFDPYFFIKNLPELTSVVPTFRPVLLPKRTRSCPQTTLVLDLDETLVHSTLEPCVDADFTFAVNFNLEDHKVYVRCRPYLKEFMERVAGLFEIIIFTASQSIYAEQLLNVLDPKRKVFRHRVFRESCVFLEGNYLKDLSVIGRDLSRVIMIDNSPQAFGFQVDNGIPIESWFEDRSDHELLSLLPFLESLVCVEDVRPVIAKKFNLRKRIASAVCPIAEPFSSSGFVRDVVLI